A part of Periophthalmus magnuspinnatus isolate fPerMag1 chromosome 14, fPerMag1.2.pri, whole genome shotgun sequence genomic DNA contains:
- the si:ch1073-224n8.1 gene encoding zinc finger protein 16-like has translation MASRRTGFAGSMDTSANSAMSRKPNLTNISNRTGAESCFDRKTEKPAYGATQGSMTVTSLKSRLAPTIHTAMSAAVDALLGEVVIVLNETQLELVHKEEENERLKVRLEVSERELKTLQDCLSSAQKLIDQLQISYSGAHVVSQSVFAPSLSSMSSLASGMERDPQNQRGVSGTDLGLGGSVDESLQGFGPSNDYKMCQLSIQPDGSVTNHSMDSFGSNTSHVCSNSRPDERQSQAPGLVHRFEIKEEQRPVPASVQPNRKEAGGEGEQGSQNTPNLDHGFVQSSGEGATQRSFPQPLRPQRSVRDCNAAMPPGGLSDQKMVSGTSVGSSVSPGRAEDTPGPSGVGVAVGPSADRPHHCLECGKTFRLISSLKKHIRIHTGEKPYPCGVCGRRFRESGALKTHLRIHTGEKPYSCSECGTCFRHLDGLRKHRRTHTGEKPYVCGICGKRLSRLQHLKHHQLIHTGERPCCCPFCNRTFKEPAALRKHVRTHRDEGGHMGIGANEDQQQEPIDEMNNLHPAAPSPQMRFEEWGAEEEDNAVVDCV, from the exons ATGGCTTCGAGGCGCACAGGGTTTGCTGGTAGCATGGATACATCTGCAAACAGCGCTATGAGTCGAAAGCCAAACCTAACCAACATCTCTAACAGAACTGGGGCAGAGTCTTGTTTTgacagaaaaactgaaaaacctgCATACGGAGCTACGCAGGGCAGTATGACGGTTACGTCTCTGAAATCTCGGCTGGCACCGACCATTCACACTGCAATGTCCGCTGCAGTTGATGCTCTTCTGGGAGAAGTGGTGATAGTGCTGAATGAGACCCAGCTGGAGCTGGTgcacaaggaggaggagaatgagAGGCTCAAAGTACGTCTTGAGGTGTCTGAGAGGGAACTAAAGACTTTGCAGGATTGTCTGAGCAGTGCGCAGAAACTCATAGATCAACTACAGATCTCTTACTCTGGTGCACATGTTGTCAGTCAGTCTGTTTTTGCACCTTCACTGTCCTCCATGTCTTCACTGGCTTCAGGCATGGAGCGGGACCCCCAGAATCAGAGGGGTGTGAGCGGGACAGACCTGGGGCTTGGAGGCTCTGTCGATGAGTCTCTCCAGGGGTTTGGCCCAAGTAATGATTACAAAATGTGCCAGCTTTCAATTCAGCCTGATGGTTCTGTGACCAATCACAGCATGGACTCTTTTGGATCAAATACTTCCCATGTGTGCTCCAACTCCAGACCAG ATGAGAGGCAATCCCAAGCACCAGGATTAGTACATAGATTTGAGataaaggaggagcagagacccGTGCCAGCATCAGTGCAGCCCAACAGGAAGGAGGCTGGCGGGGAAGGTGAACAGGGGTCACAAAACACTCCCAACTTAGACCATGGCTTTGTCCAGTCTTCAGGAGAAGGAGCCACCCAGCGCTCCTTTCCTCAGCCCCTGCGTCCCCAGAGATCTGTGCGGGACTGTAATGCTGCTATGCCCCCAGGGGGGCTCAGCGACCAGAAAATGGTGTCTGGGACTTCAGTGGGGTCCAGTGTCTCTCCAGGTCGAGCAGAAGATACACCTGGACCTTCAGGAGTGGGTGTAGCAGTAGGACCCTCAGCTGACCGCCCACATCACTGCTTAGAGTGTGGCAAGACTTTCCGTCTGATCTCCAGTCTGAAAAAGCACATTCGTATCCACACAGGGGAGAAGCCGTACCCGTGCGGTGTATGCGGACGTCGGTTCCGTGAGTCTGGAGCTTTGAAGACTCACCTGCGcatccacacaggagagaagccaTACTCCTGCTCTGAGTGCGGCACCTGCTTCAGACACCTGGACGGTCTGCGCAAGCACCGCCGCACCCACACTGGAGAGAAGCCCTACGTGTGTGGCATCTGTGGCAAACGCCTGAGCCGACTGCAGCACCTCAAGCACCACCAGCTCATCCACACAGGAGAACGGCCCTGCTGCTGCCCCTTCTGTAACCGCACCTTTAAGGAGCCCGCGGCACTCCGTAAACATGTCCGAACACACCGAGACGAAGGCGGTCACATGGGCATTGGTGCCAATGAAGACCAACAACAAGAGCCTATAGATGAGATGAACAACCTCCACCCGGCTGCTCCCTCACCTCAGATGAGGTTTGAGGAgtggggagcagaggaggaggacaatgCAGTAGTGGACTGTGTTTGA
- the LOC129456781 gene encoding LRRN4 C-terminal-like protein, which yields MAATRDLPLPLLIICILKMTGSLPMTSQPPEFGPLDAVTLLGSPTEGYVLVPEDYEDSDDATTTSVPLTPRRGPFEKCKFNQCLENQPSCYELAASTQCLCPGYTLNNVPPEAPNLGSVTLNGADVIVEWCEPLSYVTGYVVTVGGQEKYRFSKDKRRGSIGQVDNVIQVCVSAVNDAGESEASCEMYQPRDRSLPLKVGLIGGALVLLAALLMVVLIWRRRRQRKQEAHISSAQ from the coding sequence ATGGCTGCCACACGGGACCTTCCTTTACCCCTGCTTATCATTTGCATCCTCAAAATGACTGGCTCCTTGCCTATGACATCCCAACCCCCGGAGTTTGGTCCTCTGGATGCTGTAACTCTACTGGGATCTCCAACTGAAGGTTATGTGTTGGTGCCCGAAGACTATGAAGATTCGGACGACGCAACCACCACCTCTGTGCCACTGACACCTAGACGTGGTCCTTTTGAAAAATGCAAATTTAACCAATGTCTTGAAAACCAACCATCATGCTATGAACTGGCAGCTTCTACTCAATGTTTGTGTCCTGGATACACTTTAAATAATGTCCCCCCAGAGGCCCCTAATTTGGGATCAGTAACGTTAAATGGGGCAGATGTGATTGTTGAGTGGTGTGAACCCCTTTCATACGTCACAGGATATGTTGTAACAGTGGGTGGACAAGAAAAGTATAGATTTAGCAAAGACAAACGCAGGGGTAGTATAGGACAAGTTGATAATGTTATccaagtgtgtgtgagtgcagtgAATGATGCGGGGGAAAGTGAAGCGTCCTGTGAGATGTATCAGCCCAGAGACAGGAGCTTACCTCTAAAAGTAGGTCTCATTGGAGGAGCACTGGTTCTGCTGGCAGCGCTGCTGATGGTGGTCCTgatctggaggaggaggaggcagaggaagcAGGAGGCACACATCTCCAGTGCACAGTGA
- the klhl13 gene encoding kelch-like protein 13 isoform X2 encodes MEHPIHRGETMPVGLHDRSLVEDDDAHMKVALGYGDMGISAHLQASKTGNTRFFTSNTHSSVVLQGFDQLRIEGLLCDVTLVAGDGDEAFPVHRAMMASSSDYFKAMFTGGMKEQDLMCIKLHGVNRIGLKKIIDFIYTAKLSLNMENLQDTLEAASFLQILPVLDFCKVFLISGVSLDNCVEVGRIANTYNLTEVDKYVNNFILKNFPSLLGTGEFVKLPFERLAFVLSSNSLKHCSELDLFKAACRWLRFEDGRMDYASKLMKNIRFPLMNPQELINHVQTVDFMRTDNTCVNLLLEASNYQMMPYMQPVMQSERTAIRSDSAHLVTLGGVLRQQLVVSKELRLFDEKAHEWKALAPMDAPRYQHGIAVIGNFLYVVGGQSNYDTKGKTAVDTVFRYDPRYNKWMQVACLNEKRTFFHLSALKGHLYAVGGRNAAGELATVECYNPRTNEWTYVAKMNEPHYGHAGTVYGGYMYISGGITHDTFQKELMCFDPDADKWTQKAPMTTVRGLHCMCTVGDRLYVIGGNHFRGTSDYDDVLSCEYYSPALDLWTPIAAMLRGQSDVGVAVFENKIYVVGGYSWNNRCMVEIVQKYDPEKDEWHKVFDLPESLGGIRACTLTVFPPDDLSGSPSRESPLSAP; translated from the exons ATCCCTTGTGGAGGACGACGACGCGCACATGAAAGTGGCTCTGGGCTATGGCGATATGGGCATCTCTGCTCACTTGCAGGCGTCCAAAACTGGCAACACGCGCTTCTTCACGAGCAACACGCACAGCTCTGTGGTTCTTCAG GGATTCGACCAGCTGAGGATAGAGGGCCTGCTCTGTGATGTGACTTTGGTGGCAGGAGATGGAGACGAAGCATTTCCTGTGCACCGTGCCATGATGGCCTCCTCCTCCGACTATTTCAAAGCCATGTTTACAG GTGGGATGAAAGAGCAGGATTTAATGTGCATCAAGCTCCACGGGGTGAACAGAATAGGCCTGAAGAAGATCATTGACTTTATCTATACAGCAAAGTTGTCGCTGAACATGGAAAATCtgcaggacacactggaggcgGCTAGCTTTCTCCAAATCCTCCCCGTGCTGGATTTCTGCAAGGTTTTTCTTATATCTGGG GTCTCTCTTGACAACTGTGTAGAGGTCGGACGCATTGCCAACACGTACAATCTCACTGAAGTGGACAAATATGTAAACAACTTCATTTTGAAAAACTTTCCTTCGTTGCTTGGCACCGGAGAGTTTGTGAAGTTACCTTTTGAACGTTTGGCTTTCGTATTGTCGAGCAACAGCTTAAAACACTGCAGCGAATTGGACCTTTTCAAAGCTGCATGTCGCTGGCTGCGCTTTGAGGATGGCAGAATGGATTACGCCTCCAAACTCATGAAGAACATCAGATTCCCCCTCATGAACCCACAAGAGCTCATCAACCACGTTCAGACTGTAGACTTTATGCGCACAGATAACACTTGTGTCAACCTCCTGCTGGAAGCTAGCAACTACCAAATGATGCCCTACATGCAGCCAGTCATGCAGTCAGAAAGGACAGCCATTCGATCAGACAGTGCTCACCTGGTCACTCTAGGCGGAGTCTTGCGTCAACAATTGGTTGTGAGCAAAGAGCTGCGATTATTTGACGAAAAGGCTCATGAGTGGAAAGCCCTGGCACCAATGGATGCGCCGCGGTACCAGCACGGCATCGCAGTGATCGGGAACTTCCTGTACGTGGTGGGCGGCCAAAGTAACTACGACACCAAAGGCAAGACGGCAGTGGACACGGTGTTCCGCTATGACCCGCGTTACAACAAGTGGATGCAGGTGGCATGCCTTAACGAGAAGCGCACCTTCTTCCACCTCAGTGCACTCAAGGGACACCTCTACGCCGTGGGGGGGAGGAACGCCGCGGGGGAGCTCG CTACTGTGGAGTGCTATAACCCCAGGACAAACGAATGGACATACGTTGCCAAAATGAATGAGCCGCACTATGGACACGCTGGGACGGTGTACGGCGGCTACATGTATATTTCAG GGGGAATCACTCACGACACTTTCCAGAAGGAGCTGATGTGCTTCGACCCGGACGCAGACAAATGGACTCAGAAAGCACCCATGACGACGGTGCGTGGCCTGCACTGCATGTGCACTGTGGGCGACCGGCTCTATGTGATCGGAGGAAACCACTTCAGAGGCACCAGTGACTATGATGACGTGCTCAGCTGCGAGTACTACTCCCCTGCTCTGGACTTATGGACGCCAATAGCCGCCATGCTGCGTGGCCAGAGTGACGTGGGCGTGGCCGTGTTTGAGAATAAGATTTATGTGGTGGGCGGGTACTCGTGGAACAATCGCTGTATGGTAGAAATAGTGCAGAAGTACGACCCGGAGAAAGACGAGTGGCACAAAGTGTTTGACTTGCCCGAGTCCCTGGGGGGTATCCGGGCCTGCACGCTTACAGTGTTTCCTCCTGACGACCTGTCGGGCTCCCCCTCCAGAGAGTCGCCGCTGTCGGCACCTTGA
- the klhl13 gene encoding kelch-like protein 13 isoform X1: MPLKWKSGSPVSWKFPVPVLKTSRSSPLSPAYISLVEDDDAHMKVALGYGDMGISAHLQASKTGNTRFFTSNTHSSVVLQGFDQLRIEGLLCDVTLVAGDGDEAFPVHRAMMASSSDYFKAMFTGGMKEQDLMCIKLHGVNRIGLKKIIDFIYTAKLSLNMENLQDTLEAASFLQILPVLDFCKVFLISGVSLDNCVEVGRIANTYNLTEVDKYVNNFILKNFPSLLGTGEFVKLPFERLAFVLSSNSLKHCSELDLFKAACRWLRFEDGRMDYASKLMKNIRFPLMNPQELINHVQTVDFMRTDNTCVNLLLEASNYQMMPYMQPVMQSERTAIRSDSAHLVTLGGVLRQQLVVSKELRLFDEKAHEWKALAPMDAPRYQHGIAVIGNFLYVVGGQSNYDTKGKTAVDTVFRYDPRYNKWMQVACLNEKRTFFHLSALKGHLYAVGGRNAAGELATVECYNPRTNEWTYVAKMNEPHYGHAGTVYGGYMYISGGITHDTFQKELMCFDPDADKWTQKAPMTTVRGLHCMCTVGDRLYVIGGNHFRGTSDYDDVLSCEYYSPALDLWTPIAAMLRGQSDVGVAVFENKIYVVGGYSWNNRCMVEIVQKYDPEKDEWHKVFDLPESLGGIRACTLTVFPPDDLSGSPSRESPLSAP; this comes from the exons ATCCCTTGTGGAGGACGACGACGCGCACATGAAAGTGGCTCTGGGCTATGGCGATATGGGCATCTCTGCTCACTTGCAGGCGTCCAAAACTGGCAACACGCGCTTCTTCACGAGCAACACGCACAGCTCTGTGGTTCTTCAG GGATTCGACCAGCTGAGGATAGAGGGCCTGCTCTGTGATGTGACTTTGGTGGCAGGAGATGGAGACGAAGCATTTCCTGTGCACCGTGCCATGATGGCCTCCTCCTCCGACTATTTCAAAGCCATGTTTACAG GTGGGATGAAAGAGCAGGATTTAATGTGCATCAAGCTCCACGGGGTGAACAGAATAGGCCTGAAGAAGATCATTGACTTTATCTATACAGCAAAGTTGTCGCTGAACATGGAAAATCtgcaggacacactggaggcgGCTAGCTTTCTCCAAATCCTCCCCGTGCTGGATTTCTGCAAGGTTTTTCTTATATCTGGG GTCTCTCTTGACAACTGTGTAGAGGTCGGACGCATTGCCAACACGTACAATCTCACTGAAGTGGACAAATATGTAAACAACTTCATTTTGAAAAACTTTCCTTCGTTGCTTGGCACCGGAGAGTTTGTGAAGTTACCTTTTGAACGTTTGGCTTTCGTATTGTCGAGCAACAGCTTAAAACACTGCAGCGAATTGGACCTTTTCAAAGCTGCATGTCGCTGGCTGCGCTTTGAGGATGGCAGAATGGATTACGCCTCCAAACTCATGAAGAACATCAGATTCCCCCTCATGAACCCACAAGAGCTCATCAACCACGTTCAGACTGTAGACTTTATGCGCACAGATAACACTTGTGTCAACCTCCTGCTGGAAGCTAGCAACTACCAAATGATGCCCTACATGCAGCCAGTCATGCAGTCAGAAAGGACAGCCATTCGATCAGACAGTGCTCACCTGGTCACTCTAGGCGGAGTCTTGCGTCAACAATTGGTTGTGAGCAAAGAGCTGCGATTATTTGACGAAAAGGCTCATGAGTGGAAAGCCCTGGCACCAATGGATGCGCCGCGGTACCAGCACGGCATCGCAGTGATCGGGAACTTCCTGTACGTGGTGGGCGGCCAAAGTAACTACGACACCAAAGGCAAGACGGCAGTGGACACGGTGTTCCGCTATGACCCGCGTTACAACAAGTGGATGCAGGTGGCATGCCTTAACGAGAAGCGCACCTTCTTCCACCTCAGTGCACTCAAGGGACACCTCTACGCCGTGGGGGGGAGGAACGCCGCGGGGGAGCTCG CTACTGTGGAGTGCTATAACCCCAGGACAAACGAATGGACATACGTTGCCAAAATGAATGAGCCGCACTATGGACACGCTGGGACGGTGTACGGCGGCTACATGTATATTTCAG GGGGAATCACTCACGACACTTTCCAGAAGGAGCTGATGTGCTTCGACCCGGACGCAGACAAATGGACTCAGAAAGCACCCATGACGACGGTGCGTGGCCTGCACTGCATGTGCACTGTGGGCGACCGGCTCTATGTGATCGGAGGAAACCACTTCAGAGGCACCAGTGACTATGATGACGTGCTCAGCTGCGAGTACTACTCCCCTGCTCTGGACTTATGGACGCCAATAGCCGCCATGCTGCGTGGCCAGAGTGACGTGGGCGTGGCCGTGTTTGAGAATAAGATTTATGTGGTGGGCGGGTACTCGTGGAACAATCGCTGTATGGTAGAAATAGTGCAGAAGTACGACCCGGAGAAAGACGAGTGGCACAAAGTGTTTGACTTGCCCGAGTCCCTGGGGGGTATCCGGGCCTGCACGCTTACAGTGTTTCCTCCTGACGACCTGTCGGGCTCCCCCTCCAGAGAGTCGCCGCTGTCGGCACCTTGA